From Cryobacterium sp. GrIS_2_6:
CAGCTCGGTGACCGCACGGTCTCGCGCATCGGGTATGGCGCATTGCAGCTCGAACGACTGTCCGGCGACCGGACCGCCGCCGTCGCACTGGTCCGTCGCGCCCTCGAGCTCGGCGTCGACCACATCGACACCGCCCAGTTCTACGGCGACGGCTTCTCCAACGAGATCATCGCCCAGGCATTGCGGCCCGAGGACGGCGTCACCGTCGTCAGCAAGATCGGCGCCGACCCGGACCCGGGCGGACCGTTCCCGATGCGGGTCGCGCAGCGGCCAGAGGAACTGCGCGCCAGCGTCGAGGCCAACCTGCGCACCCTGGGTCTCGAGCAGATCCCGGTGGTTAACCCGCGCCGCATGGACGGCCACGTGCGCATCCCCATGCCGCCCGAGCAGCAGGTCGACCTCGACGACCAGCTTGCGGTTATGACCGCGATGCGGGGCGACGGGCTGATCGGCGCGTTCGGGCTGAGCAACGTCACCCTCGACGTGCTCCAGCGCGCCCTGCCCGCCGGGCCGGTGTGCGTGCAGAACGACTACAGCCTCGTGGCCCGCGCCGACGAGGCCTTGCTCGAACTCTGCACCGCTGAGAACATGGCCTGGATCCCGTTCTTCCCGCTAGGCAGCGCCGTCCCCACCATGACGAAGGTCACCGACGAGCCCGCGGTGCAAGAGGCGGCTACCGCGCTCGGCGTCACCCCGGCGCAGATCGGTCTCGCTTGGCTGTTGCACCACGCCCCGAACACCATGCTCATCCCCGGCACAGCCAGCATCACCCACCTCGAACAGAACATGGCCGTAAGCGATATCGCCCTCGACGGCGCCCTGATGGACGCATTAGACGCCCTCGTCCCG
This genomic window contains:
- a CDS encoding aldo/keto reductase; this translates as MSFPTFSATGELRPGGVGQLGDRTVSRIGYGALQLERLSGDRTAAVALVRRALELGVDHIDTAQFYGDGFSNEIIAQALRPEDGVTVVSKIGADPDPGGPFPMRVAQRPEELRASVEANLRTLGLEQIPVVNPRRMDGHVRIPMPPEQQVDLDDQLAVMTAMRGDGLIGAFGLSNVTLDVLQRALPAGPVCVQNDYSLVARADEALLELCTAENMAWIPFFPLGSAVPTMTKVTDEPAVQEAATALGVTPAQIGLAWLLHHAPNTMLIPGTASITHLEQNMAVSDIALDGALMDALDALVPRTGSIS